TTGGCCTGGGGACGCTTGATGGCGTGTGGATTATGAAAGGCTACAAAATCAGATAAGTCATAATCCTATACGTGTTATGGAGTTTTACTAGTAGGTACCAGGTGTGATCTTTTGCTGCTGGGCTTTGACCTGCTCCTCCGTGTACTTGACGGGCGCAGCCGAGATGGTGGCTCCAGCATACGGGTTGGGGAGCATTGAGCCATATGGGTTGGGCAGGCCCTGCCCCTTCTGCGGCTGCTGGCCAGCCATGATATCGGTGCAGGTAAGCGCGACCGTCTACAATGGCGACTGCTGCGCCGAGCGCTGCGCACGATGGCGGTAAGATCTGTCTTCAAGAAATAGATTAGCAACTACTCCAGGTTGACCCAAGACGTCAGATCGCGTGGCGGTTCGAGGCAATGGCAAAGCGGCGAAGTGGGGTGATTGTTGTGATTGTGGTGTAGTGGCAGGCACGATCTTGAACTTAGCAGTTGCTCAAGTCCGTGCACGCATAAGGCGGCGCTAACCTCCACACTAAGACATTAGCTGCATTACGTATGCATCATGCAGGCACGCTGCCTCTTGGCCGTCGGATGCTCCTCTGTCTCCGATAACAGTCATCTCACATATCATCTCCCATATCACTATCTCTAGACACTTCTGAGCTGGCTCTGGTGTTGGGATTACACTGATAGACATTTATTCGCGCGTCATAGAATCATCATCGAGGTACCATTATATATGCGCCCCCATCTCCAAACATAGCTCTGATCGTGAATGCCAGATTAATCACTCATCATGTCTCCCACCACTCTAGAACACGCCTTCTCAAAGGACTCGTCATCGACCGCCATCATCGTGCCCGGTAGCCCTGCCCTGACAGTCTCGTACAAGAAGCTGGCCGTGGATGTCAAGTCATTCCAGCAAAAGTTGGCTAAAGTCGGCGTATCTGCCGAGGCAGCTGTGTCGATTGCGCTGCCCAATACCTACGAGTTCATCGTCTCTTTCATCGCTGCATCATGGCAAAGGGCCATTGCCGCACCCCTGAACCCGGCGTACAAACAATCCGAGTTTGAATTCTACATCGACGACCTAAGCTCGGCAATTGCTCTGGTACCCAAAGGCGCCTTTGCGCAAGATGCAGCTGCCGTCCGCGCAGCGAGGAAATACAATGCCGCCATCGCGGAATGTTACTACAATGGCAGCGAGGTCGTTCTCGACGTCAAGGAAACTGGAAAGCTCGCGGGTAAATCTGCACCAGTCTTGTCTGCGCAGCCGGATGATGTCGCCCTCGTGCTACACACCAGTGGCACCACCGGACGACCAAAGGCGGTGCCGCTTACCCATCGCAATCTGTTGCGTACCATGAAGAACATTCAAGGTACTTATGAGCTTACGGCCAAGGACCGCACGATGCTGGTCATGCCTCTGTTCCACGTCCATGGCCTGCTTGCCGGATTCCTCGCACCCTTGGCATCTGGAGGTTCCGTCGTCGTGCCTCCCAAGTTCTCTGCTTCTGTCTTCTGGAAGGACTTCAATGAGCACAAAGCGAACTGGTACACGGCTGTCCCTACTATTCACCAGATCTTGTTGAGAAGCCCTCTCCCAAGCCCAATGCCCAAGATTCGATTTATCCGGTCGTGCTCGAGCCCTCTGTCCCCCAAAACGTTCTATGAGCTCGAAAAGGCATTCGGCGCGCCGGTATTGGAGGCTTATGCAATGACCGAAGCTGCGCATCAGATGACGAGTAATCCTCTTCCGCCACACCAGCGTAAGCCTGGTAGCGTGGGAGTCGGCCAAGGCGTTGAAGTCAAGATCCTTGACGAAGCTGGCAACGAGGTAGCCCAGGGCAAAGAGGCTGAGATATGTATCAAGGGTGAAAACGTCACCAACGGCTATCTCAACAACCCCGCAGCGAATGCCTCGTCTTTTACAAAGGATGGCTTCTTCCGCACTGGAGACCAAGGCAAGGTGGACTCCGAGGGTTATGTTATCATCACTGGCCGTATCAAAGAATTGATCAACAAGGGTGGTGAAAAGATTAGTCCCATCGAACTGGACAACGTCATCGCACAGCACCCTGCAGTTTCGGAAGCTGTGAGTTTCGCCATCGAGGATGAGATGTATGGTCAGGATGTTGGGCTTGCGGTCGTGATCAAGGAAGGCCAAGCATTGACTACAGGCGAGCTGAAGACGTGGCTTACAGACCACGTTGCTAAATTCAAGCTACCCAAGCAGGTATTGCGACGCCCGATCAAATATCACGACGTGAGCCACAGACTAACATTGCACAGATTTTCTTCACCGATATCATGTACGTGAACATTAACATTGCAGCTGAAACTTGCACTAACCGCCCACTTCTAGGCCCAAGACTGCAACAGGGAAGATTCAGCGACGTCTGGTTGCTGAAGCGATGCTCAAACAAGAACAGCCCAAGGCCAAGCTATAGGTACCTATACGGCGCAGTAAGAGCAGTTTTGTTCCTCTCGACGGATCAGAATGCACCAAAGGCAGTGCGAGCCTTTTCGCAGGCAAGAAAATTACATATCTGTATTAGAATATTGTATACCATACTCCGTTACCGCACTCGGACGGTCGACAGAGCCCCGCGTAGACTGTGTAACTATGTGGTAGTACGGATAGATTGGATAGCGAAAAAGTCCAGTATTTTCTTCAGCTTCCTACTCTTTCGGATGAACTTTTCTTTACCAAAGTTGCCCTTGCGTTATGCGGGGGCCAAAATCTGTTAAACATGACCAGTTGTGGTATGGCTGTAGTTTGACAAGGCTGACCTGAACAGAACTGTGCCTCTCACATGCCGCAGGCCCATCTTCGGCCATTCCAAACGCCTCAACATGATTCCTTCGAAATATGTAATGCGCTGTTCTTTTCGTCTCACATGATAGCAGACGAAATGAAGTCGCTCTCATAGGCACATTCTGCGCAGAGGGCCGATTGGAGCGGGACGCGGAGGCTGAGTCCACGTCGTCTTTGGCCCCATATGCTGTGCCTCTCGAATTTGTTTGCTGATCGAATATCGTGACTGATGCAAGTTTTTGAAACAGGCTGCACTGCCCCTGTCACTACATATAGTCACGCTTCAGTTTGCAGTTTGTGCATTCGTCCAGACCACTTCTTCACCAGTATGCCGTCATGTAGCTATTTTAAAGAATGCCGGCAGATCGACCAAGTGCGTATGCTCCATTAAATCTCCTTTTCATTCTACCGCGGAGCCCTGTAAACATGCCTCATTCGGCATTTCGCCGGCATCACCCCCGTCCGTCATGTCTCAGAATATACACCCAGGGATTGTCATCTTCATGCGATCGACCCCGCAGCAATTAAAGGCTACACAAAACTTGACAGCCTGCCATATTTCAACGGCCAGCACTTCGACAAGTCGCTCCTCCGCAACAACTACCGCTACCATTATTACAATCGACCTAATTCCTCCTAATATGTCTTCCAACGTACCTATGGGGTACGCTAGTACTAGCGGCTCTACTACTCCTAACTCTACGCGATCGTCTTTTAGTTACAACTCTAATACCTCTAATACCTCTACATCCTCATCGCCTCCCGTGCTAAGACCTAAAAGATCGAGCCTGAAGCCCAGTCTCAAATCTTCAGAATCAGTACCTACTCTCAACAGACGATCATCACCAGCTACAGTGCGCTTTGCGGAGCCAGAGCCGCTACCAAAGTCACATACATGGCCCAGAGCGAGGCCGAGGACTCTACAGCTACCGGAACCTTTGATCAACAGAATACCAAGTTCTCCAATGAAGGCCCAACATGAAGATGGCCCTTCTTTCGCGAGTCCAGCTGCAAGCTTGACGAAGCAAGCCGAAAACCTTACACCATCCGCAGTACAGCGTCCAGTTTCGCTCCCCACTCCCCCAACTGGGACATTTCGACCATTGAGGAAATGCATGAGCAGACAGACGATGGTCCCGGCATCTCCCCAAGAGCCCGATCCAAGATGGGCGGGCATTCCACTGCCGGCTCACTACACGCCACCAACCCAGTCCCTAAAGTCTCGGGCGTCGTTCCAGTCCACGATATCCACATTTTCCCAGCTCTCCATTCAGTCAGCCCCAGCAGTTCTAGAGACACCGGCAGCTCCACAGGGCCAATACAACCCTCTCGAGCACTACATACCCTGTCTCCACCTCTCGTGCAAATCGCACTACTCACCCGCACACCTTGGACCGCACTACTACCTCCCCCAAGGCCCCTACGCTCTCTCCCGCCTCCACGGCTACTGCCCGCGCCACGCCTCCCAAGAGCTGCGAGAAGCAACCCTCCAATGCAAGCGCTCGTACGAGCTCCTCCGCCAGAACGCCGGCCGCAAAACCCTCAACGCCGTGGCCGCGGAATTCGAAGACGCAAAAGCCGTCTTCCGAGACGCGCGCACGGTCAAAGACGCCAGACTTGTCCGCATCCAAAAGAGGCGCGTGCTCGGCGCTCCGGTGCTGCTTGCGGAAAAGACAAACGACGCAAGGGAGGAGGCGTGGGATTGGCGGTACACGAATCGCCCTTGCACTACGTCTTCTTGTAATGAGTACTACACGCCTTACTCTAACCACCTTTACGCTTTCTACCGCACACCGCTTGCACAGACGTCGTCGCTGTTTCCCCAACAGATCTTTTGCCCGACGTGTGCGCAGGCAGAGGCGGAAGGCTTCGAGCAGAAGGTTAAGGAGAAGTGGGGAAGTAGGTGTGGGTGGGATGAGCGCGAGTGGGCGGAGTGGTATGGGAATGCGAGGAGCGATAGGGATATGGAATTGGGGTTTTGGTTGAAGGCACAGGAGAGGGTGGTTAGGGAGAAGGGACCCGCGAGGTGGGTTAGTAGGTTAGAGGATGATTATGGGGTTGCTGTTGATGCAGTGGCGGAGGCGCATAATAGGTCGAGGAAGGGGGGTATCTTTTCCAGGCTGTTTGCTAGTATGGTGGTTTGATGGGGGAGTGATAATTTGTAATGTTCCCTTTGGGGTATGTGACGACGCTTATGATGGGTGGTATAGAGGATGTTTAGATTTATGGGACTTTTAGATGGTATTGCATATTTTTCTCTACATGGCGTTTTTCTTTGCATGTGACCTGCATGCTTTTGTAGGAGCGAGCGTGTGAAGCTCGGCACGTGTTCCTCCCGAAAGGTCAGACAACATGCCCGACAAGCTCACCAAAGTAAAGTTCTCTGCACATTTTCTTCTAATAGAATTAGCAAACATACTCAGAGGGCTTGCTGGATGAAAAGACATGTTTCAGTGGATCAAGTGGTTGGCGGTGCTGACATTCAAGGCTAGCGAGGTGACAGTACCATAGTTGAGCCTGGAAATTAAGGCTTGCTGCCTGCGCTCTCCAAAGAAACGACCAAGACAACAAGGTCGTCACTTCCAATTCGCAAAGTCTGAATCACGGTTCTGACAGCGCTGCTGGAAAGAGCATTCGTATATAAAATGGTTTTACCCAAACCTCCCATTCTCTTCTTCTCATCCAGCAGCGTCTTACTTCACTCTTTGCAAGCGCCATCAAGCCAACTTCACTGCTTCTCATCTCAAGATATTATTGTTCCATCGTGCATCCAAACAAGAAAGCCAGCGCAATGAGTTTAACAGCAGCAAATCTCGAGGCTCTCAACAAAGCGAACGGCCAACGCTGTACTTCTACAGACACTCCCAGCACAGCAACCAGTAGCACCAGAACAGGTTTGTACGACGACGTGAGTTACCAGTACCCAGACATCAAGGAAGacacaaccacaaccacaaccgACAGCGTTAGGACGGGCCTATACGACGACATCAGTTACCAGTACTCAGATGACGATTCAGACGACGATTCAGATGATGACGAGTCTGGCCCAAATAGGTCAGATGAGGTGCTTTCTGCGAAACGTACCGCCCGATGCAAAAGCTTCTGCAGCAGCATCCAGTACGATGTTTTTCACGTAAGTCTGTTCCAAGATACCCAAAGACAGCCTTACTAACTTGTATCGCAGTATGGACCCCCATTGAATATCTCCGGAAACAGTCGTAGACATGGTTCTCCGCTACAATCGCGAGGTGGAATTCAGTGCCTGCGAAACTGAAATGTTCGATATCTTCAGTGTCGTCATCCCCCAATGTGATGGACTCGTTTCCGCAACCGTCGAAACCGCCGTTTTCGAAATCTCTATACCGTGGGTACCATACAGCATGACCATACCGACGCCGTTGTCGCCCCCTGTTATCAACGCAAGCGTCGGGTTGCGCGGAATAGCAGTGGTAGTGGCGGGGGATTCGATATGTAATCTGAAGCCTCAGTGTTGCTATCGCTTAAACCCTATCATAGGAATAAACACGAATTGAATACCATCGCATCCCCAGTTCTCAGCTTTATCAAATAGTAAAAACTTGCTGACAACGTGAGCGAACATCCAACTAGCACCTCTCGTAAACCTGACACTCGCACTCTTTGAAATCCGGGCAAAACAATGCATCTCTCCCGAAGAGAAAAGGCCATAGGTACTCAAGGACCAATCCAGCGCTATCGTCGTCCATGGGGGTCCTATTAAGCCACGTCCACGCCTTCAGGTACTCGTCTACACTCCTCTTCTGTACCTGCGCTTTACTGACCGCAAACTCAGCGCTAGGAGACGCCGCAAGATCCTCGCCGCCCATCTTGGCATCACCAAATATCTGTTTCCAGACGTTCCCCATGGGTTCATCCAAGGTACGAATTTCGTATGGTGGAGAGCGGAAGGGGTGAACCAACTTCTCACACATTTCCACCTCAGGGCACTTGAGAGGTGCAAAGCCGGAGGACTGGATAGAACGTGCGCGTAACTTTGGTATCTCACTTCGTATGTGCTGCCCGCTGGTACGTGGCTGGTTCTCTGGAGGCAGAAATACTATTACTTCTGGTAGCTTGTTGTAGTTCTCGATGATCCATCTCAAGTACACATCGGCTACACGTCCTCTGTCCACTCTTTTCGCACCCTCGTGAAGTTTTGCGAAATCATTATCAATTGTAAGAACGGTCCTCTGCCAGTTCCGAGGCAGCCGGTCCATCCATGAGAGATCCTCGTTTTCAAGTCGGGATTTGATGATCAGGTGATCAGCCTGCGTCTCATCGTCTACTGGGGGTTTGGGTTTTGGTGGATTCCAAGGCGCGTGTTTGGGTTTGGTATATGGGTAGTGGCCCTTGATACCAGGTGCTGGATCTCGGAGTTTCTGAGGGGGCTTTGAGATTGGTCGGAAGATGGCGATAATGGCAAGGAAGATGGCTGTTGTGATGGCGAAGGAGACTATCTTTCTTTGCATCGCGGAAGCCAGTTCGGGATGTGTGAATTGCGATGGTCGTCGCGCAACGTCGTGGAATCGCACATTAGCCTTTTCACTCAAACGAGACGCATATCGTGTTGTTGCCAATGGACGCCGAGCGCTCAGCCTCGACTTCGTCATTCAGGGGTCTTTCCCGTTCCGCTAAGATGGTTAGCGCGACTCGCCTGGATGCGCCTCCGATTCTCATACATAACTTGACTTCCACATTGATACGTGTACTAGTAATCGTACAAAGGACTTGCAACCTTGCCCACGGAACGACGGGTTAACGTTCTACCTAGTAGCATCACAATTAACGCGCGTTTGACTGACAGCAGAGCGTTTGCCAAATTTTCTTGTGAAATGAGCAAGTGTTATG
This sequence is a window from Pyrenophora tritici-repentis strain M4 chromosome 4, whole genome shotgun sequence. Protein-coding genes within it:
- a CDS encoding DUF3431 domain containing protein; the protein is MQRKIVSFAITTAIFLAIIAIFRPISKPPQKLRDPAPGIKGHYPYTKPKHAPWNPPKPKPPVDDETQADHLIIKSRLENEDLSWMDRLPRNWQRTVLTIDNDFAKLHEGAKRVDRGRVADVYLRWIIENYNKLPEVIVFLPPENQPRTSGQHIRSEIPKLRARSIQSSGFAPLKCPEVEMCEKLVHPFRSPPYEIRTLDEPMGNVWKQIFGDAKMGGEDLAASPSAEFAVSKAQVQKRSVDEYLKAWTWLNRTPMDDDSAGLVLEYLWPFLFGRDALFCPDFKEC
- a CDS encoding CaiC, Acyl-CoA synthetase (AMP-forming)/AMP-acid ligase II, with amino-acid sequence MSPTTLEHAFSKDSSSTAIIVPGSPALTVSYKKLAVDVKSFQQKLAKVGVSAEAAVSIALPNTYEFIVSFIAASWQRAIAAPLNPAYKQSEFEFYIDDLSSAIALVPKGAFAQDAAAVRAARKYNAAIAECYYNGSEVVLDVKETGKLAGKSAPVLSAQPDDVALVLHTSGTTGRPKAVPLTHRNLLRTMKNIQGTYELTAKDRTMLVMPLFHVHGLLAGFLAPLASGGSVVVPPKFSASVFWKDFNEHKANWYTAVPTIHQILLRSPLPSPMPKIRFIRSCSSPLSPKTFYELEKAFGAPVLEAYAMTEAAHQMTSNPLPPHQRKPGSVGVGQGVEVKILDEAGNEVAQGKEAEICIKGENVTNGYLNNPAANASSFTKDGFFRTGDQGKVDSEGYVIITGRIKELINKGGEKISPIELDNVIAQHPAVSEAVSFAIEDEMYGQDVGLAVVIKEGQALTTGELKTWLTDHVAKFKLPKQIFFTDIMPKTATGKIQRRLVAEAMLKQEQPKAKL